The Mucilaginibacter mallensis genome has a segment encoding these proteins:
- a CDS encoding O-antigen ligase family protein, protein MKELLPGSDSLSNRISFYHILLLMVSLPFDRFYSHIILVSFCVHTIIQFKKDNVRSIFTTSVLAVQAVFFISAIATIYTAYRQQAFDEWGRNVVMLLLPLLFCLNTIDLKKYRPILLLVFAFISTATVLYLYANALITIKHYGLPFRSIFTYAFTNHNFSEPIDMHATYLSMQLVIALVYLLYLLMTDKITVAFKILCGLCSLVLLAGMVQLGSKSILAILFIMINLVLPYYLLTGRKRVWFMLITISISAVLIGFIFNSHTFRERYITELQTDLSTFHPGQNPDPRLARWQLAVQLIKAKPVLGYGSGSEPTLLGESYFNHKLYSSYINRLNAHNQYLSFLLKTGVWGLAIYLLVLQYGFKIAIREKDVIFISFMLMIAIVSLSENVLDVDKGVFFYGFFFTFFLFSHSQRKVVNNNELRGDYLCLTGQPIT, encoded by the coding sequence ATGAAAGAATTATTACCGGGCAGCGATAGTCTTTCCAACCGCATTAGCTTTTATCATATTTTGCTGCTGATGGTAAGTTTACCGTTCGACAGGTTTTACAGTCATATCATACTGGTAAGCTTTTGCGTACATACCATTATCCAGTTTAAAAAGGATAATGTAAGATCTATATTTACAACAAGTGTATTGGCTGTACAGGCCGTGTTTTTTATATCAGCGATAGCCACAATTTATACGGCTTACCGTCAGCAGGCCTTTGATGAATGGGGCAGGAATGTAGTAATGTTGTTATTGCCGCTATTATTCTGCCTCAATACTATCGACCTAAAAAAATACCGGCCGATATTATTATTAGTGTTTGCTTTTATCAGTACCGCAACGGTTTTATACTTGTATGCCAATGCTTTGATAACCATAAAGCATTACGGCTTGCCCTTCAGATCCATTTTTACTTACGCGTTCACCAACCACAATTTTTCCGAGCCTATTGATATGCACGCCACCTATTTATCCATGCAATTGGTAATAGCGCTGGTATATCTGCTATATCTTTTAATGACGGATAAAATAACCGTTGCGTTTAAAATACTTTGCGGCTTATGCAGCCTGGTATTATTAGCGGGGATGGTGCAATTAGGTTCAAAATCAATACTGGCCATATTGTTTATTATGATAAACCTGGTATTACCGTATTACCTGCTGACCGGGCGTAAACGCGTTTGGTTTATGCTGATTACTATTTCTATTTCAGCGGTGCTGATCGGGTTTATCTTCAACAGTCACACTTTCCGCGAGCGGTACATTACCGAATTGCAAACCGACCTATCCACATTCCATCCCGGCCAAAACCCAGACCCGCGACTGGCACGCTGGCAACTCGCAGTGCAGCTTATTAAAGCCAAACCGGTGTTAGGTTACGGCTCAGGCTCGGAGCCTACTTTATTGGGCGAAAGTTATTTTAACCACAAACTCTACAGCTCATACATCAATAGGTTAAATGCGCATAATCAATACCTCAGTTTTTTACTAAAGACCGGCGTATGGGGATTGGCAATTTACCTGTTGGTATTGCAATATGGTTTTAAGATTGCGATCCGTGAAAAGGATGTCATATTCATCAGTTTTATGCTGATGATAGCTATAGTATCACTATCAGAGAATGTGCTTGATGTGGATAAGGGCGTGTTTTTCTATGGGTTCTTTTTTACTTTCTTTTTGTTTTCTCATTCACAACGTAAGGTGGTAAATAACAATGAACTACGTGGAGATTATTTATGCCTAACCGGGCAACCAATTACCTGA
- a CDS encoding class I SAM-dependent DNA methyltransferase gives MESIELPVNETMAATAFSRQAPVFDDIYSGNTIVSYKRWRVRSHALNHLPEQGSILELNCGTGEDALFFAQNGFKVHGTDLSTGMLEQFAQKTSGHRDKVSFEQCSFTELGELQNKGPYDMIFSNFGGLNCTGELDKVLASFDDLLKPGGVATLVIISKFSLWETLLVFKGKFRTAFRRFFSSKGRKARVEGEYFKCWYYNPGYVRDKLGDGFELLGIEGLCTIVPPSYIENFAEKHPSLYRFLVKQENMFKSSWPWKFVGDYYIISFKKSRA, from the coding sequence ATGGAAAGTATTGAATTACCTGTTAATGAAACGATGGCGGCAACGGCCTTTAGTCGCCAGGCGCCGGTGTTCGACGATATTTATTCCGGTAATACCATTGTCAGTTATAAAAGATGGCGGGTAAGATCACATGCTTTGAATCATTTGCCGGAACAGGGCAGCATATTGGAATTAAATTGCGGTACCGGCGAGGATGCCTTATTCTTTGCGCAAAATGGGTTTAAAGTACACGGTACAGATCTCTCTACCGGGATGCTGGAGCAGTTTGCGCAAAAAACATCGGGCCATCGTGATAAAGTAAGCTTTGAACAATGCTCATTTACCGAACTCGGCGAGTTACAAAATAAAGGACCATATGATATGATATTCTCCAATTTTGGCGGATTGAATTGTACCGGGGAATTGGACAAAGTATTGGCCTCATTTGATGATTTATTAAAACCGGGTGGCGTGGCCACACTGGTTATTATATCCAAATTTAGCTTGTGGGAAACTTTGCTGGTTTTTAAGGGAAAGTTTAGAACTGCCTTCAGGCGGTTCTTTAGCAGCAAGGGCCGAAAGGCCCGTGTGGAGGGTGAGTATTTTAAATGCTGGTATTATAACCCGGGTTATGTGAGGGATAAACTGGGCGATGGATTTGAATTATTAGGTATTGAAGGGCTTTGCACTATTGTACCGCCATCGTATATTGAAAATTTCGCGGAGAAGCATCCGTCGCTTTATCGCTTCTTGGTAAAGCAGGAAAACATGTTTAAGAGTAGCTGGCCGTGGAAGTTTGTGGGAGATTATTATATTATTTCTTTTAAAAAAAGTAGAGCATAG
- a CDS encoding B12-binding domain-containing radical SAM protein: protein MDKLNNILFTHSYFLRFDPKQWSLGLPYAPLGTLYAAAVMRDNGYNVSLCDTMFATGPEVVLPYITQQQPGFFVLYDDGFNYLTKMCLTNMREAAFTMCKMAKGNGCTVIVSSSDSTDRYAQYLNEGADFVIIGEAEHTLLELVNALKNGEDHQQINGLAYLKDGSPHKTLGRPVLKDLDSLPLPAWDLVDIKSYRDSWMKNASYFSVNMSTTRGCPFKCNWCAKPIYGNRYNSRSPQHVVTELLLLKQLFNMDHVWFCDDIFGLKPDWAIEFARLVEKEGLHFRYKIQSRADLLLEEETVHALAISGCENAWIGAESGSQKILDAMDKGITVEQIGIATKLMKEQGIKPSFFIQFGYPGEVKEDINLTINMINSLLPYEIGISVSYPLPGTRFYEKVKADLVKKTNWTDSDEMALMFSNTFAPAYYKQLHKYVHQNYHAHLAKYNLKKFINDPLRSNLKLLKKAASVVYHIPAMFIAMKKLKQLEKIA, encoded by the coding sequence ATATACTTTTTACCCATTCCTATTTTTTACGGTTCGACCCTAAACAGTGGTCGCTAGGCTTGCCTTATGCACCGCTGGGCACTTTATATGCCGCTGCGGTAATGCGCGATAATGGTTACAACGTTTCACTTTGTGATACCATGTTTGCCACCGGTCCGGAAGTTGTGTTACCTTACATTACCCAGCAGCAACCCGGCTTTTTTGTGCTGTATGATGATGGCTTTAATTACCTCACCAAAATGTGCCTCACCAATATGCGCGAGGCTGCTTTCACCATGTGCAAAATGGCTAAGGGAAATGGCTGCACGGTAATTGTATCCAGTTCTGATTCAACCGACAGGTATGCGCAATATTTAAATGAAGGTGCTGATTTTGTGATCATCGGCGAAGCGGAGCACACGTTATTAGAATTGGTGAATGCGCTAAAAAATGGTGAAGATCATCAGCAGATAAACGGATTGGCTTATTTAAAAGATGGCTCGCCGCATAAAACATTGGGGCGCCCTGTTTTAAAAGATCTGGATAGCCTGCCCCTGCCTGCCTGGGATTTGGTGGATATAAAATCCTATCGCGATAGCTGGATGAAGAACGCGAGCTATTTTTCGGTGAATATGAGCACTACGCGCGGCTGCCCCTTTAAGTGTAACTGGTGCGCGAAGCCTATTTATGGTAATAGGTATAACTCCCGCAGTCCGCAGCATGTAGTTACTGAACTGCTGTTATTAAAGCAGCTTTTTAACATGGACCATGTATGGTTTTGTGATGATATTTTTGGTTTGAAGCCCGACTGGGCCATTGAGTTTGCCCGATTGGTGGAAAAGGAAGGTCTGCATTTCAGGTATAAAATACAATCACGCGCTGATCTTTTACTGGAAGAGGAAACGGTGCACGCGCTGGCTATTTCCGGTTGTGAAAACGCATGGATAGGCGCCGAAAGCGGATCACAAAAAATATTAGATGCCATGGACAAGGGCATTACAGTGGAACAAATAGGCATTGCTACCAAACTGATGAAAGAGCAAGGTATTAAGCCATCATTTTTTATACAATTTGGTTATCCCGGCGAGGTGAAGGAGGATATTAATCTCACCATTAACATGATCAATTCGTTACTGCCGTATGAGATAGGCATTTCCGTATCTTATCCGCTGCCCGGCACCAGGTTCTACGAAAAAGTAAAAGCAGATCTGGTTAAAAAAACCAACTGGACCGACTCTGATGAGATGGCGCTGATGTTCAGCAATACTTTTGCACCGGCATATTACAAGCAGCTGCATAAGTATGTGCACCAGAATTATCATGCGCACCTAGCTAAATATAACCTGAAGAAGTTTATTAATGATCCACTACGGTCAAACCTTAAATTGTTGAAAAAAGCGGCATCTGTAGTTTACCATATCCCGGCCATGTTCATCGCCATGAAGAAATTGAAACAACTGGAGAAGATAGCCTAA